From Punica granatum isolate Tunisia-2019 chromosome 1, ASM765513v2, whole genome shotgun sequence:
TCTTGAACAGGGGGCAGAATATGTCAAGGCAATCTCCTTCGATGATGGGATTGGGTCTAGGCAACATTTTATCTGTAGTGATGAGttaaaaagactgccaaatcTTCTATTCCTTGAATTAGCAGATGTTAATCTTCTTGGAGATTGTTGGGGACTCCCGCTAAAGTTGAGGTGGCTCGGTTGGCATGGATCTGCCAAACTTAATATGTCATCTTTTGCATATCCAGAGAACCTGATTATTCTTGATCTATCCAAAAGTGCCGTGGATGAGAATTGGGATGGATGGAGTTCAGATAAGGTATCAtgtatttctattttttttatcgaacTATGGGTCATAGTGCGGGTATATACCTTCGTTTCTTATTTTCATGCTGATGTCTCATTTGCTCTGCAGCATGCTGTGAAGCTTAAAGTTCTTAATCTTACAAGCTGCCATCGACTAGCGAAAACTCCagatttctcttcctttccacGTATAGAGATGTTGATTCTTGAAGATTGCGGTGCATTGACCATTGTTGACCCTTCTATCAGGCATctcaaatatttaaaattcctgGATTTGAGGAACTGTAGTAATCTGGAGAAGCTACCCGGTGAGATTGGTTTTCTAGTAGAATTAGAGGAGCTCCTCATTGATGACTGTCCCATACGAGAGATACCTATCTCGGAAGGTATGAAAAAGCTTCGTGCTCTCAGTGCCAAATCGTGCAGATTGTTGAATCGGATCCCACAGTCGATTGGGTTCATAGTGGCACTAGTGGAGTTAGTATTGGATGATTGTGAGTCGCTAATTGATGTTCCGATTTCTATTGGTCAGTTAAACTCATTAGAGGTTCTGAGCTTATCGCGTACGAGAGTTGTATGCCTACCTGATTCAGTTGGAAACTTGAGAAACTTGAAAGTGCTCAACGTTGATCAGTGTCCTATAAGAAGCTTGCCGTGTTCTCTTGGGAAGTTGTATCGACTCGAACAATTAAATGCTTCAGGGTGTTTAAACTTGAGCGGAGAAGTTCCATTTGAGCTTGACGAGTTGATCAATTTAAGAATCTTGAGATTAGACCACACGAGTATTGCCAGCATCCCAGCAAGCATTGTTGGGCTCTCTCATCTCCAGACGCTCTACGTAGATGGCTGCCTGAAGCTACGGGCTCTCCCTGAGCTTCCGTATAGCTTAGTTAATCTAAAAGTTACCCGTACAGCTGCAGAATCTATCCCGAAACTCACAGGCTTAATTAATTTGCGAGAGTTGGAAATTCTAAATTGCAGCGGTGGACGGGTCCAGGTACAGGGAAGATCTGAGAAGCCTTCATCGTCTTCGTCAGCCTCTATTCAACCAGGATATGAATATGAAGTCTTTCTGAGCTTTAGGGGACCGGATACTCGCACAGGATTCACTGATTCTCTGTATTCTAGTCTTCAAGATGCTGGTATCCGCACTTTTAGAGACGACGAAGAGCTCCGTCTTGGCGAGGAGATAGGTCCGGAGCTTCTGGAAGCAATTGAGCAGTCAAGAGTCTCCATACCCATCTTCTCTAAAGGCTATGCTTCCAGCAAATGGTGCCTGAAGGAGGTGGCGAAAATGGTGGAATGCATGTCCACCAAGAAGCAAAAGATAATTCCCATTTTTTTTGATGTTGCGCCTGATCAAGTTCGACAACAAACTGGAAGTTATGACGAGGCATTTTCCATGCATATGGAGTCGATGAAATTTAGTACTGAAATGATCAAAGAGTGGAGGGATGCTCTCACAAAGGTTGGGGCACTCAAAGGACGGGATTTAACCAGCAATGGGTAATTTTTATCTGTGCCATCTCCTCCTTGATTAGGCATAGTTAACATTATAAGTTTTTGCATCAgttagatatataaaatatttccaTTAAGCTTCTGACATGCCATTTTTACCCTCTACATATTCTAGGTATCAAGGAAAGGTAATAAGAGAGGTGGTATCAGAGGTTCTTAAACAATTGAAGAAGCCATATCTTGATGTGACTAAAAACTTAGTAGGAATTGAAGATCATATGTACGAAGTCATGAAGTTGTTGGAGATGGATGCACATGACGTAAAAGTGATCGGCATTTGTGGAATGGGTGGCATTGGCAAGACAACAATTGCCAAGTTCATCTACAACCATCTTCAGGATCAATTTGACTACTGCAGCTTCCTCGATAATATTAGAGAAGCATCACTAGGGTCCAAGGGTTTAGAATCCTTGCAAAGTCGACTAATTTCTGATGTCTTGAGGATAAAGTACAAAGAGATTGCTTATATTGATGCCGGAAAAGCAATGATAAAACGCAGTCTCTCTAACAAGAAAGTGCTTATTCTCCTTGATGATGTTGATCAGACTAAGCAGCTCAATAATCTGGTGGGAGATGTTAGTTGGTTCGGCCGAGGAAGCAGAATTATCATCACGACACGAGAAGTCAATGCTCTTTGCATGTCCCATGTTTTCAGCAATGTTCCGGAAAAAGGTGCCTTGTTATACGAAGTTAAGGAAATGCATCCACATAATGCCTTCCTACTCTTCTGCAAGCATGCATTCCGGCAGGACTTCCCGCTTCCTGACTTTGCTAGTCTCTCCTGGAAGATTGTAGAGGCCACTGGAAGGCTTCCTCTAGCTATTGTGGCTATAGGTTCTTTTCTAAGCTTCCAAAAGCAAAAGGGTGTGTGGGAAGAGGCATGGAAAAGTTTGAAGACCAGGATGGATATCCTagacaaattgaaaattagcTATGAAGCATTAAGTCGTGAACAGCGAGAGATCTTTTTGGATATTGCCTGTCTTTTTATTGGAATGGATAGTAGAATTTCAGTTCATGCGTGGAAAGCACGTGGGTTTTCACCGGAGACTACAATAGAAGACTTGATTTTAAGGTCCTTGATAAGAATTGGGGACAATAATGAGCTGTTGATGCACGATTTATATAGAGATCTTGGACGGGAAATAATCCGACAAGAAAGCAATGGTTATTTAGAACGGCAAAGTAGGTTTTGGCACAATGAAGATGCCATAGAGGTTCTCCAGAATGAAATGGTACGCCATCATTTAGTAGTATTACATGatttattcaattttgaaataagGATATTCCAGAACGTCTTTACTCGGAGTTGAATTTTCTGCCTTTTCTCGTTGAAACTAATTCCAGTTCTCTATTGAACAGGGAAACAAGAATGTTAAAGCCATTCATTTGGATCACGGTATTCGGTCAGAGACGTATTGCTTCAGCCatcagaaatttaaaaaattatcaaaccTTTGGTGTCTTGGATTAGGCAATTCAAATCTCCAGGGAAAATTTCAAGGGTGTTTAACCAGCATGAGATGGCTGAGTCATCATGGCCATGCCTTACTGAATATACCGTATGGCCTGAATCTGGAGAACTTAGTCGTTCTTGATTTATCAAAAAGCAATGTCAGCGAGAATTGGAATGGATGGAGCTCACTGAAGGTATTGACTATCTCAAACATGTTCCTTCATTTTCTCCTGTCATCAAGTGTGAGTCAAATACCAATCTTatctaaattttcaattctctTTTAGGAAGCTGGCAAGCTGGAAGTTCTTAACCTCAGTAGTTGCCATCAACTGACAAGCACTCCTAACTTCCCTGCGCTCCCGCGTATGAAGAGATTAATTCTTAAAGATTGCAGAAGACTTGCTGCTGTTGGCCCCTCGATTACTGAGCTAAAAGCTTTGGAGTTCTTGGACATGAGGAACTGTCCGAGCCTCGTGGATCTACCCGAAGGGCTTGGTTCTCTGGCAGCATTAAGGGAGCTACATCTTGAAGGGAGCTCCATAAGAGAAGTACCTCTCTCAAGGAACATGGAAAATCTTGAAATTCTCAGTGTCAAATCCTGCAAATCACTTTCTAGTCTCCCGTTGGTGGACTTACCAGTGAAGTTAACGAATTTGTTTCTGGATAACTGTGAGCTACTTGTGGTAATTCCACCCTGCATTGAACAGTTGCAGTCATTGACAAAGTTGAGCTTATCGCATACCTCTACTATTATCATACCAGAGACTATTGGAAGCCTGAGTAATTTGGAAGTGCTCAAAATTGATCATTGCCCCATTAGGAATTTGCCAGATTCCCTATGGAAGTTGGAGAAGCTTGAAGTGATAAGTGCATCAGGATGTCTTAATTTGGCCGGAGAAATTCCATCCGAGCTTGGAAACCTGACCAGTCTGAGAATCATAAGACTGGATCGCACCATTGTGAGTGGAATTCCTTCGACCATCCAAAGGCTCACTAGTCTCCATACTCTCGATCTGAAGGAATGCAACAAGATAAGGACTCTTCCTAATCTTCCGACTAGTTTAGTCAATCTGAAAGTCACGTGTATGTCTTCTGTGACTGTCCCTAATCTATCAAACTTAGTTCACCTGAAAGAATTGGATATTTTGCTGCATAGCAAGAATGCCAAAGTTCCGAAAGACATTGAGAAGTTTTTCAAGATTGAAAAGTTCTCAATTTCCATCAGACCAGCGTTTTCCTAAGTAGATTGGCTAAGTACCCTTTCTCAGCACAAAGGGATTTTGCAACATTGAAGATACTGAAGGGCTTCAGTGGCTTTGAAATTCTCGGAAATATGGTACCTGAGAGGAGCAAAAGAGTATCATTTTTATGACACAACATGGATCTTGCTGAGAGGGAGAAGGCTTTGTACATATATGGTAAAGTTAATTTGTGAAACAACACTTACATGGATGACCTATTATATATGTGCACGTGCATGTGTGTGCACGTGTATATAGTATTTGTTTTCAATTCTATCTTCGCAAGTTTTGTCTGACGATCTTTCATCTGTTGTAGATAGATGATGATGGATTATTGTACTTGTAGGTTCTGCGAAGAGGAAGCAGATGAAGTGAATATATGATACATGCTTTCGTCATTGGGTCTCATCTTTTGGCTCAGTTTCTCTCCGAATAATTGAAATGCCGCGGGCCATGGCTGTGGGAGTTTGCCTGTCAGGACAGATCATCCTCAGGCCTTGAAATTTGTCATGTTAAAGACATGTTCATTGTGTGATTCATAGAAGGTCTGCTTCCAAATTCTTTTCAAGAATcctttttccttaaatatGTCTGTTTTTTGAGACCCAAGATCCGACAGTGGTTTGCAGCCCCAGTACTCACAGCAAAGCAAGGACTTGAGTCAGGAAGATGCTGAGATGGTCGGGAAATATCTACCAATCTGTTAGTACCTTTGACATCCATCGTCAGTTCCTCTATGAGATCATACTTCGTGCCGACTTCAGCACCTTGGGGATGATAGAGAGAGGTTGTGCTTCTCTTTGTACGGTAGGTATTCAAATGTTGTCAACATAATGCGATGAGGGGCAAGAACACCGATAGCCATCCCAACTGATCTATCTTTAGCTTAGGAGTTAGGATTCACCAGACTGTTCTAGAGAATTCCTTGCCCTGTTTCGATTGTTTCTAGAGATTCTGGTGCTTGGATCTTATATAAATCTAGTGGtttatttacaatttttagTTAATAGGCGATGAGATTGTAGCATAGCACATTTGACAATTAAAAAGTGACGACGCTGCTGAGTGCAGGCTGCcttattttcatttcctctGATGGTAGGTCAAAGTGATGCTGTTCGTTTTTCTCATGAACTCTCCTTGGGAGGATAGGAAGTTCAGTTCAGCGGAGGCTCGAGAGGAAATGAGTGGCCACAGGCGAAATGCGGGAATCGAATCAGCCTGTAGCTCTTCTGTTAAGAGGCCATGGACTGCTCAGAGGAACACGAGATCTAGGGATGGAATTTAATGCAATATGCCTGGTCCTTTTTGTTCAGGACCCGAATGGAGCTGATGTGCCGGCAGGTATATACAGGCATAACCGCATTGCGGAAAATTCTATGTTATGCAGGTCCTATCGAATAGCCGAACCACCTTCAGGTTACTCTTGACAAACAAGCGCCGTCAAGATAGCCGGAGCTCTCAGCCTGGAAGTGAACTTGTCCtgcttttacaaattaatttgaaCTTAGTGATTTGGCGACTCGCgcgattaatgcaatggaataTATAAGAACGTATAAGAGTTCAAGTTATATCTGTTGGGTCGGTCCAACTAAATTCATGaatcattaaaaaatagatGAGTTTGGTGCACCCTTTTTCAATCCTCCCCCAACTTCCTAGCTATGATAATATTAATACCCGTCATCAAACAAATCCATAGTACACGAAGCTTAAAAATAATCATAATAGTAAAAGTTAGGTGgctataatatatacatatatatatatatatatatatgtatgcattaTGTAGTGGTATACATAAATTGATGTGTATCCTCCTCGTGGACCAAAGCTATTAGAACCCCTCACCAAATGCAATATCCATTGGATCAGGAAAAGTCCGGACCACATTTTTTAATTCCTTTTATTGTACTGTACgctaatttattcatttatttctaATGTTGTAGTGTAGATATATTGCCCAGAAAAATAGaattttgttgaattttttatactCTTGTTTAATGGAGCAATATTTTCCAAGGTTtaaatcataatatatatatatatatatatattaacataaaGGATATACCTAACGAATTTCGTCCTATTGGTAGTTAACGGGTCGCATACGAGAATATAGTAGGATGCTTTTGTATTTACTCAGTTATATATTTTCGGTGTCTATCTGATATTCGAAAAATCTAACGGGCCTcaattaattcagttcgaacTCGATCCGCtcattaaaaaagtaaaattctcacaacatggattttctctttttataaGACTCTAACcagatattttatttaagggGAACGAGTGTCAAATTACTTGAACCAACCTATATTggttacttatttatttttcatttaatatatGTCATAATTATTTCATGCATGTCCCTTATATATTAGTTTTCATATCTATTAACATGAACGCACTTTTattgaagaagagaaaatgatCGATATCATGTTTTCATCCATCAGATGGATTATTCATCACTCCTAGAATATCAGACGTAGAGATTTGACTACGTAGATTTTTAACGATATGCATGATTGATTACGAAGATAACTCCATGTCAACTTTTAAACTAGTTAGTTGTGAGAACTGAACTTTCACCTACTTTCTCATTTGAAAGGGAAGCCATGCCATCGTGAAAACCTAgaagttttattattataattataattataattttgcaCATAAAAGACACTAATTTTTccacgcatgcattgcatggaAATGGCTGCTACTGttttgaaattcgaaaacAGCAGGCTCGACACTAAcacacttttttt
This genomic window contains:
- the LOC116202239 gene encoding uncharacterized protein LOC116202239 isoform X1; translated protein: MASRDADWRRLRTVILAMVKFRRLKKWRREHLPATYEAEGCALRKKRKLQEEDDAGINLSSAPSVTSQPRQRAPEAAPRPPGYFDYKIIRRLKKRRRAHLAATDEAEGRALRRKHKQDHPPAPAHSAATEVDDDVGINLSSAPSVTSQPRQRAPEAAPRPLRDYDYEIFLSFDAADIGSEFADYIYHILVYAGIPVFREGNEIPVREQLLLLSPEICRVIKRSKISIPIFSKNYASSERCLQMLTLMLEDQRQGHQKILPIFYDISADEVRNQTGSYALSFAEHLNKLDPQIVQLWRRALYEIGQMEGWDLKKDADGHQEPLVRQVVAKVLKELRKGLWLPVSDHMEAIMGLLDLDANDVRTVGIYGVGGIGKTTLARAIYMKILGRFEAFCFLGDIREISQSHGLKYLQSLLISGLLDDRFDGLANASDNDIHVGITRLKFWLSDKKVLIILDDVDRPEQLDTLAPEPDWLAPGSRIIITARNRNVLDEFVQTEHLYEITGMHPHNALQLFCSHAFKQDSPPVEYACLSWKFVTAIEGHTLSIEVIGSLLYGRSKAEWEATLERLEREPNVDVGRTLLVDYDALNYEQKVMFLDVACFLVGKDVRFALYMWRDLDLYPEDEIQGLLQVSAIKIGYDSKLWMPNQQRDLGRTIVRQEGPKEPAKRSRLWGKDALYLIKQKKQKIDRKKGAEYVKAISFDDGIGSRQHFICSDELKRLPNLLFLELADVNLLGDCWGLPLKLRWLGWHGSAKLNMSSFAYPENLIILDLSKSAVDENWDGWSSDKHAVKLKVLNLTSCHRLAKTPDFSSFPRIEMLILEDCGALTIVDPSIRHLKYLKFLDLRNCSNLEKLPGEIGFLVELEELLIDDCPIREIPISEGMKKLRALSAKSCRLLNRIPQSIGFIVALVELVLDDCESLIDVPISIGQLNSLEVLSLSRTRVVCLPDSVGNLRNLKVLNVDQCPIRSLPCSLGKLYRLEQLNASGCLNLSGEVPFELDELINLRILRLDHTSIASIPASIVGLSHLQTLYVDGCLKLRALPELPYSLVNLKVTRTAAESIPKLTGLINLRELEILNCSGGRVQVQGRSEKPSSSSSASIQPGYEYEVFLSFRGPDTRTGFTDSLYSSLQDAGIRTFRDDEELRLGEEIGPELLEAIEQSRVSIPIFSKGYASSKWCLKEVAKMVECMSTKKQKIIPIFFDVAPDQVRQQTGSYDEAFSMHMESMKFSTEMIKEWRDALTKVGALKGRDLTSNGYQGKVIREVVSEVLKQLKKPYLDVTKNLVGIEDHMYEVMKLLEMDAHDVKVIGICGMGGIGKTTIAKFIYNHLQDQFDYCSFLDNIREASLGSKGLESLQSRLISDVLRIKYKEIAYIDAGKAMIKRSLSNKKVLILLDDVDQTKQLNNLVGDVSWFGRGSRIIITTREVNALCMSHVFSNVPEKGALLYEVKEMHPHNAFLLFCKHAFRQDFPLPDFASLSWKIVEATGRLPLAIVAIGSFLSFQKQKGVWEEAWKSLKTRMDILDKLKISYEALSREQREIFLDIACLFIGMDSRISVHAWKARGFSPETTIEDLILRSLIRIGDNNELLMHDLYRDLGREIIRQESNGYLERQSRFWHNEDAIEVLQNEMGNKNVKAIHLDHGIRSETYCFSHQKFKKLSNLWCLGLGNSNLQGKFQGCLTSMRWLSHHGHALLNIPYGLNLENLVVLDLSKSNVSENWNGWSSLKEAGKLEVLNLSSCHQLTSTPNFPALPRMKRLILKDCRRLAAVGPSITELKALEFLDMRNCPSLVDLPEGLGSLAALRELHLEGSSIREVPLSRNMENLEILSVKSCKSLSSLPLVDLPVKLTNLFLDNCELLVVIPPCIEQLQSLTKLSLSHTSTIIIPETIGSLSNLEVLKIDHCPIRNLPDSLWKLEKLEVISASGCLNLAGEIPSELGNLTSLRIIRLDRTIVSGIPSTIQRLTSLHTLDLKECNKIRTLPNLPTSLVNLKVTCMSSVTVPNLSNLVHLKELDILLHSKNAKVPKDIEKFFKIEKFSISIRPAFS
- the LOC116202239 gene encoding uncharacterized protein LOC116202239 isoform X2, yielding MASRDADWRRLRTVILAMVKFRRLKKWRREHLPATYEAEGCALRKKRKLQEEDDAGINLSSAPSVTSQPRQRAPEAAPRPPGYFDYKIIRRLKKRRRAHLAATDEAEGRALRRKHKQDHPPAPAHSAATEVDDDVGINLSSAPSVTSQPRQRAPEAAPRPLRDYDYEIFLSFDAADIGSEFADYIYHILVYAGIPVFREGNEIPVREQLLLLSPEICRVIKRSKISIPIFSKNYASSERCLQMLTLMLEDQRQGHQKILPIFYDISADEVRNQTGSYALSFAEHLNKLDPQIVQLWRRALYEIGQMEGWDLKKDADGHQEPLVRQVVAKVLKELRKGLWLPVSDHMEAIMGLLDLDANDVRTVGIYGVGGIGITRLKFWLSDKKVLIILDDVDRPEQLDTLAPEPDWLAPGSRIIITARNRNVLDEFVQTEHLYEITGMHPHNALQLFCSHAFKQDSPPVEYACLSWKFVTAIEGHTLSIEVIGSLLYGRSKAEWEATLERLEREPNVDVGRTLLVDYDALNYEQKVMFLDVACFLVGKDVRFALYMWRDLDLYPEDEIQGLLQVSAIKIGYDSKLWMPNQQRDLGRTIVRQEGPKEPAKRSRLWGKDALYLIKQKKQKIDRKKGAEYVKAISFDDGIGSRQHFICSDELKRLPNLLFLELADVNLLGDCWGLPLKLRWLGWHGSAKLNMSSFAYPENLIILDLSKSAVDENWDGWSSDKHAVKLKVLNLTSCHRLAKTPDFSSFPRIEMLILEDCGALTIVDPSIRHLKYLKFLDLRNCSNLEKLPGEIGFLVELEELLIDDCPIREIPISEGMKKLRALSAKSCRLLNRIPQSIGFIVALVELVLDDCESLIDVPISIGQLNSLEVLSLSRTRVVCLPDSVGNLRNLKVLNVDQCPIRSLPCSLGKLYRLEQLNASGCLNLSGEVPFELDELINLRILRLDHTSIASIPASIVGLSHLQTLYVDGCLKLRALPELPYSLVNLKVTRTAAESIPKLTGLINLRELEILNCSGGRVQVQGRSEKPSSSSSASIQPGYEYEVFLSFRGPDTRTGFTDSLYSSLQDAGIRTFRDDEELRLGEEIGPELLEAIEQSRVSIPIFSKGYASSKWCLKEVAKMVECMSTKKQKIIPIFFDVAPDQVRQQTGSYDEAFSMHMESMKFSTEMIKEWRDALTKVGALKGRDLTSNGYQGKVIREVVSEVLKQLKKPYLDVTKNLVGIEDHMYEVMKLLEMDAHDVKVIGICGMGGIGKTTIAKFIYNHLQDQFDYCSFLDNIREASLGSKGLESLQSRLISDVLRIKYKEIAYIDAGKAMIKRSLSNKKVLILLDDVDQTKQLNNLVGDVSWFGRGSRIIITTREVNALCMSHVFSNVPEKGALLYEVKEMHPHNAFLLFCKHAFRQDFPLPDFASLSWKIVEATGRLPLAIVAIGSFLSFQKQKGVWEEAWKSLKTRMDILDKLKISYEALSREQREIFLDIACLFIGMDSRISVHAWKARGFSPETTIEDLILRSLIRIGDNNELLMHDLYRDLGREIIRQESNGYLERQSRFWHNEDAIEVLQNEMGNKNVKAIHLDHGIRSETYCFSHQKFKKLSNLWCLGLGNSNLQGKFQGCLTSMRWLSHHGHALLNIPYGLNLENLVVLDLSKSNVSENWNGWSSLKEAGKLEVLNLSSCHQLTSTPNFPALPRMKRLILKDCRRLAAVGPSITELKALEFLDMRNCPSLVDLPEGLGSLAALRELHLEGSSIREVPLSRNMENLEILSVKSCKSLSSLPLVDLPVKLTNLFLDNCELLVVIPPCIEQLQSLTKLSLSHTSTIIIPETIGSLSNLEVLKIDHCPIRNLPDSLWKLEKLEVISASGCLNLAGEIPSELGNLTSLRIIRLDRTIVSGIPSTIQRLTSLHTLDLKECNKIRTLPNLPTSLVNLKVTCMSSVTVPNLSNLVHLKELDILLHSKNAKVPKDIEKFFKIEKFSISIRPAFS